One stretch of Bradyrhizobium canariense DNA includes these proteins:
- a CDS encoding undecaprenyl-phosphate glucose phosphotransferase has product MNFVDQRVEAKLSGDPRVAEERKWPLPYESVEAATICFDVATIALAGICASILYPISEGARLDLGQALGAAALVSALFSLLLKSRGLYRPTELLRLRRQVRLVSATWAAVFLLLSGVVFTLKIGSELSRGTTLLFAGLSLVALVVNRTLVKELLTRGLAEQRFSGRRIVLIADPEQIYEPALNHKLAAVGFDIVGNFALPPPDTSPNLRERLIARVIEHIRGSDVEEVIVATDPNRWSELRALAADLRVLPFPISFVPIGLTSEILHRPRRDFSDTVCVELQRGPLSAAEHAAKRCIDVVGAGLGLIVMAPLLVAVAIAIKFDSSGPVLFRQHRYGFNGRYFQICKFRTMSVMEDGFSAVQASAADHRVTRIGKWLRRTSIDELPQLLNVLGGSMSLVGPRPHPVSLDDKFDNAVRNYAFRRRVKPGLTGWAQIHGCRGPTPTTDHMERRVEHDLWYIDNWNLKLDLVILLQTPLEVLRGENAY; this is encoded by the coding sequence ATGAATTTTGTTGATCAGCGCGTAGAAGCGAAATTATCAGGCGACCCGCGTGTTGCCGAAGAGCGGAAGTGGCCGCTCCCATATGAGTCTGTCGAGGCCGCGACGATCTGTTTTGACGTCGCAACGATCGCATTGGCCGGGATCTGCGCCAGCATTCTCTATCCGATCAGCGAAGGCGCGCGACTGGATTTGGGACAAGCCCTCGGTGCGGCGGCGCTCGTGTCGGCATTGTTCAGTCTGCTGCTGAAATCACGGGGGCTATACCGGCCGACGGAATTGCTGAGGTTGCGTCGCCAGGTTCGGCTGGTCTCTGCCACTTGGGCGGCCGTCTTCCTTCTGCTGTCCGGAGTTGTCTTCACGCTGAAAATCGGCAGCGAGCTTTCACGCGGCACCACCCTGTTGTTTGCGGGCCTGAGCCTCGTCGCGCTGGTAGTAAATCGTACGCTCGTAAAAGAGCTCCTGACCAGAGGACTCGCCGAGCAGCGGTTTTCTGGCCGCAGAATTGTTCTGATTGCGGACCCAGAGCAAATCTACGAGCCCGCCCTCAATCATAAACTAGCCGCTGTCGGTTTCGATATTGTCGGCAACTTCGCTCTGCCGCCTCCGGACACAAGCCCGAACCTCCGCGAAAGGCTGATTGCCCGCGTTATCGAGCATATTCGCGGTTCGGACGTTGAGGAGGTCATCGTAGCCACGGATCCGAACCGCTGGTCCGAACTTCGTGCACTGGCAGCCGATCTGAGAGTGTTGCCGTTTCCAATCTCGTTCGTCCCGATCGGATTGACCTCGGAGATCCTTCACCGGCCACGCCGCGACTTTAGCGATACCGTTTGCGTGGAATTGCAGCGAGGCCCGCTGAGTGCGGCTGAGCATGCCGCCAAGCGCTGCATCGACGTCGTTGGCGCAGGTTTGGGACTGATCGTCATGGCTCCGCTGCTGGTCGCGGTAGCCATCGCGATCAAGTTTGATTCCAGCGGTCCCGTCCTGTTCAGACAACACCGGTACGGTTTCAACGGACGCTACTTCCAAATTTGCAAATTCCGAACCATGTCGGTGATGGAAGATGGCTTTTCGGCGGTTCAAGCATCCGCCGCAGACCACAGGGTCACCCGGATCGGAAAGTGGCTTCGCAGAACGAGCATCGACGAATTGCCCCAGTTGCTTAACGTGCTCGGTGGCAGCATGTCGCTCGTCGGGCCGCGGCCACACCCTGTTTCGCTCGATGACAAGTTTGACAATGCCGTCAGAAACTATGCTTTCCGACGGCGTGTGAAACCAGGATTGACCGGTTGGGCACAAATTCATGGCTGTCGAGGGCCAACGCCGACCACCGACCATATGGAGCGCCGTGTCGAGCACGATCTGTGGTACATCGACAATTGGAACCTGAAACTCGATCTCGTGATCCTTTTGCAGACCCCCTTGGAAGTACTACGGGGGGAGAATGCCTACTAG